In Pseudorca crassidens isolate mPseCra1 chromosome 16, mPseCra1.hap1, whole genome shotgun sequence, one DNA window encodes the following:
- the MINPP1 gene encoding multiple inositol polyphosphate phosphatase 1 isoform X4 has product MLRGPCRLFRVSVAPVAALAVALVSSLSRCSLLEPENSVVSPLSPYFGTKTRYEDANPGLLPDPEAPRRDPQLLEETCTPVQLVALIRHGTRYPTTKQIRKLRQLHGLLQARGPGDDRIRAAGGGDLGAVLANWPLWYADWMDGQLVEKGRQDMRQLALRLASLFPVLFSRENCGRLQLVTSSKHRCMDSGAAFLQGLWQHYHPGLPPPDVADMECGPPRINDKLMRFFDHCEKFLTQVERNATALYHVEAFKTGPEMQNILKKVAGILQVPVNNLNADLIQVAFFTCSFDLAIKGVKSPWCDVFDIDDAKVLEYLNDLKQYWKRGYGYTINSQSSCTLFQDIFQHLDKAVEQKQSPECLIQGR; this is encoded by the exons ATGCTCCGTGGCCCTTGCCGCCTGTTCAGGGTTTCCGTGGCACCCGTCGCGGCCCTGGCTGTGGCGCTGGTCTCGTCGCTCTCTCGCTGCTCCCTCCTGGAGCCGGAGAACAGCGTGGTCTCGCCGCTCAGCCCCTACTTCGGCACCAAGACTCGCTACGAGGATGCCAACCCCGGGCTGCTGCCGGACCCCGAGGCGCCACGGCGGGACCCACAACTGCTGGAGGAGACCTGCACCCCGGTACAGCTGGTCGCCCTCATTCGCCACGGCACCCGCTACCCGACCACCAAACAGATCCGCAAGCTGCGGCAGCTACACGGACTGCTGCAGGCCCGCGGGCCCGGGGATGACCGGATCCGCGCTGCCGGCGGCGGCGACCTGGGCGCTGTGCTGGCCAACTGGCCGCTGTGGTACGCGGACTGGATGGACGGGCAGCTGGTGGAGAAGGGGCGGCAGGACATGCGACAGCTGGCCCTGCGCCTGGCCTCCCTTTTCCCGGTCCTCTTCAGCCGAGAAAACTGCGGCCGCCTGCAGCTAGTCACCAGCTCCAAGCACCGCTGCATGGACAGCGGCGCCGCCTTCCTGCAGGGACTGTGGCAGCACTACCACCCTGGGTTACCGCCGCCCGACGTCGCAG acaTGGAGTGTGGACCTCCAAGAATTAATGATAAATTAATGAGGTTCTTTGATCATTGTGAGAAGTTTTTAACTCAAGTGGAAAGGAATGCTACGGCTCTTTATCATGTAGAAGCCTTCAAAACTGGACCAGAAAtgcagaacattttaaaaaaagttgcagGTATTTTGCAAGTGCCAGTCAACAACTTAAATGCAG atttAATTCAGGTAGCTTTTTTCACCTGTTCATTTGACCTGGCAATTAAAGGTGTTAAATCTCCTTGGTGTGATGTTTTTGACATAGATGATGCAAAG gTTTTAGAATACTTAAATGATCTGAAACAATATTGGAAAAGAGGATATGGGTATACGATTAATAGTCAATCCAGCTGCACCCTGTTTCAGGATATCTTTCAGCACTTGGACAAAGCAGTTGAACAGAAACAAag
- the MINPP1 gene encoding multiple inositol polyphosphate phosphatase 1 isoform X6 — protein MLRGPCRLFRVSVAPVAALAVALVSSLSRCSLLEPENSVVSPLSPYFGTKTRYEDANPGLLPDPEAPRRDPQLLEETCTPVQLVALIRHGTRYPTTKQIRKLRQLHGLLQARGPGDDRIRAAGGGDLGAVLANWPLWYADWMDGQLVEKGRQDMRQLALRLASLFPVLFSRENCGRLQLVTSSKHRCMDSGAAFLQGLWQHYHPGLPPPDVADMECGPPRINDKLMRFFDHCEKFLTQVERNATALYHVEAFKTGPEMQNILKKVAGILQVPVNNLNADLIQVAFFTCSFDLAIKGVKSPWCDVFDIDDAKVLEYLNDLKQYWKRGYGYTINSQSSCTLFQDIFQHLDKAVEQKQR, from the exons ATGCTCCGTGGCCCTTGCCGCCTGTTCAGGGTTTCCGTGGCACCCGTCGCGGCCCTGGCTGTGGCGCTGGTCTCGTCGCTCTCTCGCTGCTCCCTCCTGGAGCCGGAGAACAGCGTGGTCTCGCCGCTCAGCCCCTACTTCGGCACCAAGACTCGCTACGAGGATGCCAACCCCGGGCTGCTGCCGGACCCCGAGGCGCCACGGCGGGACCCACAACTGCTGGAGGAGACCTGCACCCCGGTACAGCTGGTCGCCCTCATTCGCCACGGCACCCGCTACCCGACCACCAAACAGATCCGCAAGCTGCGGCAGCTACACGGACTGCTGCAGGCCCGCGGGCCCGGGGATGACCGGATCCGCGCTGCCGGCGGCGGCGACCTGGGCGCTGTGCTGGCCAACTGGCCGCTGTGGTACGCGGACTGGATGGACGGGCAGCTGGTGGAGAAGGGGCGGCAGGACATGCGACAGCTGGCCCTGCGCCTGGCCTCCCTTTTCCCGGTCCTCTTCAGCCGAGAAAACTGCGGCCGCCTGCAGCTAGTCACCAGCTCCAAGCACCGCTGCATGGACAGCGGCGCCGCCTTCCTGCAGGGACTGTGGCAGCACTACCACCCTGGGTTACCGCCGCCCGACGTCGCAG acaTGGAGTGTGGACCTCCAAGAATTAATGATAAATTAATGAGGTTCTTTGATCATTGTGAGAAGTTTTTAACTCAAGTGGAAAGGAATGCTACGGCTCTTTATCATGTAGAAGCCTTCAAAACTGGACCAGAAAtgcagaacattttaaaaaaagttgcagGTATTTTGCAAGTGCCAGTCAACAACTTAAATGCAG atttAATTCAGGTAGCTTTTTTCACCTGTTCATTTGACCTGGCAATTAAAGGTGTTAAATCTCCTTGGTGTGATGTTTTTGACATAGATGATGCAAAG gTTTTAGAATACTTAAATGATCTGAAACAATATTGGAAAAGAGGATATGGGTATACGATTAATAGTCAATCCAGCTGCACCCTGTTTCAGGATATCTTTCAGCACTTGGACAAAGCAGTTGAACAGAAACAAag
- the MINPP1 gene encoding multiple inositol polyphosphate phosphatase 1 isoform X5 has product MLRGPCRLFRVSVAPVAALAVALVSSLSRCSLLEPENSVVSPLSPYFGTKTRYEDANPGLLPDPEAPRRDPQLLEETCTPVQLVALIRHGTRYPTTKQIRKLRQLHGLLQARGPGDDRIRAAGGGDLGAVLANWPLWYADWMDGQLVEKGRQDMRQLALRLASLFPVLFSRENCGRLQLVTSSKHRCMDSGAAFLQGLWQHYHPGLPPPDVADMECGPPRINDKLMRFFDHCEKFLTQVERNATALYHVEAFKTGPEMQNILKKVAGILQVPVNNLNADLIQVAFFTCSFDLAIKGVKSPWCDVFDIDDAKVLEYLNDLKQYWKRGYGYTINSQSSCTLFQDIFQHLDKAVEQKQSPPSCL; this is encoded by the exons ATGCTCCGTGGCCCTTGCCGCCTGTTCAGGGTTTCCGTGGCACCCGTCGCGGCCCTGGCTGTGGCGCTGGTCTCGTCGCTCTCTCGCTGCTCCCTCCTGGAGCCGGAGAACAGCGTGGTCTCGCCGCTCAGCCCCTACTTCGGCACCAAGACTCGCTACGAGGATGCCAACCCCGGGCTGCTGCCGGACCCCGAGGCGCCACGGCGGGACCCACAACTGCTGGAGGAGACCTGCACCCCGGTACAGCTGGTCGCCCTCATTCGCCACGGCACCCGCTACCCGACCACCAAACAGATCCGCAAGCTGCGGCAGCTACACGGACTGCTGCAGGCCCGCGGGCCCGGGGATGACCGGATCCGCGCTGCCGGCGGCGGCGACCTGGGCGCTGTGCTGGCCAACTGGCCGCTGTGGTACGCGGACTGGATGGACGGGCAGCTGGTGGAGAAGGGGCGGCAGGACATGCGACAGCTGGCCCTGCGCCTGGCCTCCCTTTTCCCGGTCCTCTTCAGCCGAGAAAACTGCGGCCGCCTGCAGCTAGTCACCAGCTCCAAGCACCGCTGCATGGACAGCGGCGCCGCCTTCCTGCAGGGACTGTGGCAGCACTACCACCCTGGGTTACCGCCGCCCGACGTCGCAG acaTGGAGTGTGGACCTCCAAGAATTAATGATAAATTAATGAGGTTCTTTGATCATTGTGAGAAGTTTTTAACTCAAGTGGAAAGGAATGCTACGGCTCTTTATCATGTAGAAGCCTTCAAAACTGGACCAGAAAtgcagaacattttaaaaaaagttgcagGTATTTTGCAAGTGCCAGTCAACAACTTAAATGCAG atttAATTCAGGTAGCTTTTTTCACCTGTTCATTTGACCTGGCAATTAAAGGTGTTAAATCTCCTTGGTGTGATGTTTTTGACATAGATGATGCAAAG gTTTTAGAATACTTAAATGATCTGAAACAATATTGGAAAAGAGGATATGGGTATACGATTAATAGTCAATCCAGCTGCACCCTGTTTCAGGATATCTTTCAGCACTTGGACAAAGCAGTTGAACAGAAACAAag